The stretch of DNA GACCGGCCGCCGGGTGAGCCGGTACTTGGAGATCAGCGCCGCCGTCGTGGAGCTGATGGTTGCGACGACGTCGGCCCGGTTCAGCAGGAGCCGCTGGGGCCAGTAGGCCTTGTGGTACAGGCGCCAGAGCACCCGGACGGGGGCCGGGAGGAAGCCCGGAGGGGCCGGGTGCTCGTAGTAGATCAGGTCGTGCAGCGTCAGGATAAGGGGATATTTCCGGCCCCAGCTCCCCATCGTCTGCATGGGGCATACGACGACGTCGGCGTCCAGCTTGTTGACCCGGCCCGCGACGAACAGCTCGGCCGGAGACAACGGGCTGTTGATCAGCGTATAAGGAACGTCCGGCAGCAGCGCGAGCTGCCGTTCGTCGCTGACCAGCATGGAGACATCAGCGATCCGGGCCGTGGCCGCGATGAGGCTGGCACCGTAGCGGCTGATGCCGTCATGGTGGTCCAGGCGGGTGAAGCGGGCATCGATGAGGATTTTCACGCGGTGTGGTCCTTCAGGAAGCGGCGGATGAAGCCCGCGGCGGGCTCCGGGGTTTCGTAATGGATCAGGTGGCCGACGCCGGGGATCACGTCCAAGTGGCCGTCCGGCAGCAGGGCGAGGAGCGTGTGCTGGTCCGGGAGGGCGGCAATCTCATCTTGTTCACCCGCGATGAGGAGAACCGGCAGGGTGAGCCGGTCCGCTACTTCACCGACGTTGTTTCCTACCGAGGCCTTGAACGCTTCGAGCAGGCTGTCCCGGTCGGCGAACGCGGAGAAATAGGCGCTGTGCTGGGCATGCACGAACCGACGCAAGGTCTTGTCCCGGGTCTTCGCCATCGCCTCGCTCATTACGCGCACGATCAGCTGGCTGCGCAGCAGGGCCTGCCCCAACCGGTAGGGGAGCCGGGCTGCGGCCTCGTAGTAGAGGATGGCGAGCTTTGTCATCAATCCCTTGGCGCCTTCAAGGGCCGGGGCAGCGATGGGGTTGACCAGGATCAGCTCGGCCACCGCTCCGGGGTTGCGCGCAACGAAATGGCTCGCGACGATCGACCCGAACGAGTGGCCGAGCAGCACCGTCTCGGCGCCGAGGCCCAGCGCCGCCATGAGTTCGCCGAGGAAGCGTCCGTACCGTTCCACGCTGTGTGGGTCCGCCTCGAATGCCGCGGAGCTTCCGAAGCCCGGGAGGTCCGGCATGATCAGGCGCATCTCGGGGAGCTGGTCGGCCACCCGGAGCAAGCCGTGGTGGTCGCCGCGGAAGCCGTGGACCACCAGGATCGTTCGGGTTTCGGGCGTGACCTGGACCGGTTCGTACGTCCAGTACGCCACGCGCACACCGTCAAGGACCACCTCGGAGGGG from Arthrobacter sp. B3I9 encodes:
- a CDS encoding alpha/beta fold hydrolase, which produces MDTVDTASSSEPLFSNDLEGRTVPSEVVLDGVRVAYWTYEPVQVTPETRTILVVHGFRGDHHGLLRVADQLPEMRLIMPDLPGFGSSAAFEADPHSVERYGRFLGELMAALGLGAETVLLGHSFGSIVASHFVARNPGAVAELILVNPIAAPALEGAKGLMTKLAILYYEAAARLPYRLGQALLRSQLIVRVMSEAMAKTRDKTLRRFVHAQHSAYFSAFADRDSLLEAFKASVGNNVGEVADRLTLPVLLIAGEQDEIAALPDQHTLLALLPDGHLDVIPGVGHLIHYETPEPAAGFIRRFLKDHTA